The following proteins come from a genomic window of Ammospiza nelsoni isolate bAmmNel1 chromosome 6, bAmmNel1.pri, whole genome shotgun sequence:
- the ISM2 gene encoding isthmin-2: MPLIRRKVVLILGFVFLTTFLAAVRGLPVRGKPRGNTPKERSSKLAEVSASSGPRSAGHEELSPPGRPRGLRRSGQAGPRRHRRRGLPQQAARSPVLPQPSAAGQEESLPFMLDLQNLPGLANVDLSAQNPNIQVTIEVVDDPQAEMEMDLLKETSNDWSLTSSEWLSHKDLFWPLFWEYTDPAEGEEEEDEEEEEEEEEDDNLDVGDREEEEEEEEDDDEEEDYTTDYEEEESMLSGVGGNWDQPWPGQKNWIFKEKYNYDYEDEEEWSPWSPCSITCGSGNQKRTRSCGYACTATESRTCDLTHCPGAEGEMVFPTEEMPFKSDNTTELFNSEMDSCEKWLNCKSDFLTKYLSKVLTDLPSCPCSYPLEAVYSAVNLRDEQRGKSFRWRDASGPKERLDIYKPTARFCLRSMLSLDSTTLAAQHCCYDEHTRLITRGKGAGVPNLISTEFSPELHYKVDMLPWILCKGDWSRYHAVRPPNNGQRCADNPAEEEYLSQLQEAKEY; this comes from the exons aTGCCTCTGATTAGAAGGAAAGTCGTGCTCATCCTCGGATTCGTCTTCCTGACAACTTTCCTGGCTGCGGTGAGAGGGCTGCCCGTGAGGGGGAAACCGCGCGGCAATACCCCGAAGGAGAGGAGCTCCAAGCTGGCGGAG GTGTCAGCGTCATCCGGCCCGCGCTCCGCAGGGCACGAGGAGCTGTCCCCGCCGGGCAGGCCGCGGGGGCTGCGGCGCAGCGGGCAGGCCGGCCCGCGCCGGCACAGGCGCCGAGGGCTGCCGCAGCAGGCTGCcaggagccctgtgctgccccagcccagtgctgctggccaggagGAGAGCCTGCCCTTCATGCTGGACCTGCAGAACTTGCCGGGGCTGGCCAACGTGGACCTGAGTGCCCAGAACCCCAACATCCAG GTGACCATTGAAGTGGTGGATGATCCTCAGGCTGAGATGGAGATGGACTTGTTGAAGGAGACAAGCAATGACTGGTCTCTGACATCCTCTGAGTGGCTGTCTCACAAGGACCTATTCTGGCCCCTCTTCTGGGAATACACTGACCCTgctgagggggaggaggaggaagatgaagaggaggaggaagaggaggaagaggatgacaACCTGGATGTAGGGGacagggaagaagaagaagaagaagaagaggatgATGATGAAGAGGAAGATTACACAACAGATTATGAGGAGGAGGAGTCCATGCTTAGTGGAGTAGGTGGTAACTGGGACCAGCCATGGCCCGGGCAGAAAAACTGGATCTTTAAGGAAAAATACAATTACG ACTATGAAGATGAGGAGGAGTGGAGCCCATGGTCCCCTTGCAGCATCACCTGTGGCAGTGGCAACCAGAAGAGGACCCGCTCCTGTGGCTATGCCTGCACAGCGACAGAGTCGAGGACCTGCGATCTGACACACTGCCCTG GAGCAGAAGGAGAGATGGTCTTCCCCACAGAGGAGATGCCTTTCAAAAGTGACAACACCACAGAGCTGTTCAACTCAG AGATGGACAGCTGCGAGAAGTGGCTGAACTGCAAGAGCGACTTCCTCACCAAGTACCTGAGCAAGGTGCTGACGGacctgcccagctgcccctgctcctaCCCGCTGGAGGCCGTCTACAGCGCCGTCAACCTGCGCGACGAGCAGCGGGGCAAGAGCTTCCGATGGCGGGACGCCAGCGGGCCCAAGGAGCGCCTGGACATCTACAAGCCCACAGCACGCTTCTGCCTGCGCTCCATGCTCTCCCTGGACAGCACCACGCtggctgcccagcactgctgctacGACGAGCACACCCGCCTCATCACCCGCGGCAAGGGCGCCGGCGTCCCCAACCTCATCAGCACCGAGTTCTCTCCGGAGCTGCACTACAAGGTGGACATGCTGCCCTGGATCCTCTGCAAGGGGGACTGGAGCCGCTATCATGCCGTCCGGCCCCCCAACAATGGCCAGCGCTGTGCCGACAACCCCGCTGAGGAGGAGtacctgtcccagctgcaggaggccaAGGAGTACTAG